A DNA window from Acidobacteriota bacterium contains the following coding sequences:
- a CDS encoding GntP family permease encodes MIGVAGILLSLVLLMYLAYRGINVLVLAPLLSLLAALMGGDPRMLAIYTQVFMVSLGGFVAKYFPLFLLGAIFGRLMSDSGSATSIARAIVARLGPSQSLLAIVLACGILTYGGVSVFVVVFAAYPVAVELFRAANTPKRLIPGAILLGGATFTLSGMPGTPSIQNAIPMPFFGTDAFAAPGLGSVAGVVMLVVGMWWLNGRARRAVAAGEGYGDHPHDLDLSQSPHQPPLMIALIPLAIVLLVNLAMTWWVIPAMDLAYLAEPRFGGVGVNDVRGIWALVASLGLAILVAIALHWPRWRDLKGSVNQGTMSSLLPIFNTASEIGYGAVIASLAAFATVQAAVMAISSNVLVSEAVAVNIMAGITGSAAGGLSLALGMLGKTYAEAGAAAGISPELLHRVAAIASGGLDSLPHNGAVITLLGICRLSHRESYLDIFMVSVVGPLAALAVVLILGSTVGAF; translated from the coding sequence ATGATTGGCGTAGCCGGCATCCTCCTGTCCCTGGTTCTGCTGATGTATCTCGCCTACCGCGGGATCAACGTGCTGGTGCTGGCGCCGCTGTTGTCGCTGCTGGCCGCGCTCATGGGCGGCGACCCGCGCATGCTGGCGATCTACACGCAGGTGTTCATGGTCAGCCTCGGCGGGTTCGTGGCGAAGTACTTCCCGCTGTTCCTGCTCGGCGCGATCTTCGGCCGCCTGATGAGCGACTCCGGTTCGGCCACCAGCATCGCCCGAGCGATCGTGGCCAGGCTCGGCCCCTCGCAGTCGCTGCTGGCGATCGTGCTGGCCTGCGGCATCCTGACCTACGGCGGCGTGTCGGTGTTCGTTGTGGTGTTTGCGGCCTACCCGGTGGCGGTGGAGTTGTTTCGCGCCGCGAACACGCCCAAGCGTTTGATTCCGGGGGCGATCCTGCTCGGCGGCGCCACGTTCACGCTCAGCGGCATGCCGGGCACGCCGTCGATCCAGAACGCTATCCCGATGCCGTTCTTCGGCACCGATGCCTTTGCGGCGCCGGGGCTTGGCAGCGTCGCCGGCGTGGTGATGCTGGTGGTCGGCATGTGGTGGCTGAACGGCCGGGCGCGCCGGGCCGTGGCCGCCGGCGAGGGGTACGGCGATCATCCACACGACCTCGACCTCTCGCAGAGTCCGCATCAGCCGCCCCTGATGATCGCGCTGATCCCGCTGGCGATCGTGCTGCTGGTGAACCTGGCGATGACGTGGTGGGTCATTCCGGCCATGGACCTCGCGTACCTCGCCGAGCCGCGGTTCGGCGGCGTCGGCGTGAATGACGTCCGTGGCATCTGGGCGCTCGTCGCCTCGCTCGGACTCGCCATCCTCGTCGCCATCGCGCTGCACTGGCCGCGGTGGCGGGACCTGAAAGGGTCGGTGAACCAGGGCACGATGAGCTCGCTGCTGCCGATTTTCAACACCGCGTCAGAGATTGGCTACGGCGCGGTGATCGCGTCGCTGGCGGCGTTTGCCACGGTGCAGGCGGCGGTGATGGCGATCTCCTCCAACGTGCTGGTCTCGGAGGCGGTGGCCGTGAACATCATGGCCGGCATCACCGGCTCGGCGGCCGGCGGCCTGAGCCTCGCGCTCGGCATGCTGGGAAAGACCTACGCCGAGGCCGGCGCCGCGGCCGGCATCAGCCCGGAGTTGCTGCACCGCGTGGCGGCAATCGCTTCCGGAGGCTTGGACTCGCTGCCGCACAACGGCGCCGTGATCACGCTGCTCGGCATCTGCCGCCTGAGTCACCGCGAGTCGTACCTGGACATCTTCATGGTCTCGGTCGTCGGCCCGCTCGCGGCCCTGGCCGTCGTCCTCATTCTGGGCTCGACCGTCGGCGCGTTCTGA
- a CDS encoding RES family NAD+ phosphorylase: MATWTPAELSSSTRGLGGRCWRVVEAQHVVSTMKLVDTLAEQALLERLLEAHKPPVPSECRHLHYLLATPFRYGAPYPRGSRFRRAGMTPGVFYASQSPATAMAEVAFHRLLFFAESPGTPWPANAAEHTAFAVRYRARAGLDLTEPPFDEDAALSDPSNYEPCQALADVARAAGVQALRYRSVRDPNGGQNVALLTCATFTSREPIERQTWRLQLGATGARAICDSPPARLEFLALSRPAGHPRRA, encoded by the coding sequence TTGGCTACCTGGACGCCCGCCGAGCTCTCGTCTAGCACGCGCGGCCTCGGCGGCCGCTGCTGGCGCGTGGTCGAAGCCCAACATGTCGTCTCGACCATGAAGCTGGTGGATACGCTGGCCGAGCAGGCCCTGCTCGAGCGACTGCTCGAGGCGCACAAGCCGCCGGTCCCATCCGAGTGTCGCCACCTTCATTACCTGCTGGCCACGCCGTTTCGCTATGGCGCACCCTACCCGCGAGGCTCACGGTTTCGCCGGGCCGGGATGACGCCCGGGGTGTTCTACGCCTCGCAGTCGCCGGCCACCGCCATGGCGGAGGTCGCATTTCATCGGCTGTTGTTCTTCGCCGAGTCGCCCGGCACGCCGTGGCCCGCCAACGCCGCCGAGCACACGGCGTTCGCGGTGCGGTACCGCGCGCGGGCAGGACTCGACCTGACCGAGCCTCCCTTCGATGAAGATGCGGCGCTGTCGGATCCGAGCAACTACGAACCGTGCCAGGCATTGGCGGACGTCGCGCGCGCGGCCGGCGTGCAGGCCCTTCGCTATCGTTCGGTTCGCGATCCAAACGGTGGACAGAACGTCGCGCTGCTGACCTGCGCCACCTTCACGTCGCGCGAGCCGATCGAGCGCCAGACCTGGCGCCTTCAGCTGGGCGCGACCGGCGCCCGGGCCATCTGTGACAGTCCGCCGGCCCGTCTCGAATTCCTTGCACTTTCGCGGCCGGCGGGACATCCTCGGCGCGCATGA
- a CDS encoding MbcA/ParS/Xre antitoxin family protein: protein MLSLSSSAEPSPAQGAVVTKAVIRAAGALEVSNKSLAKILGLSEASVSRMGSGAYELRPADKTFEVAILFLRLFRALDAIVGGDEAVARAWLKNEHTTLGGSPAVLIQSLTGLVNVVGYLDARRALV, encoded by the coding sequence ATGTTAAGCCTGTCGAGTTCGGCCGAGCCCAGCCCTGCGCAGGGGGCCGTCGTGACCAAGGCCGTCATTCGCGCTGCCGGCGCGCTTGAAGTTTCGAACAAGTCGCTGGCAAAGATCCTGGGACTCTCCGAAGCGAGCGTTTCGCGAATGGGCTCGGGCGCCTACGAGTTGCGGCCGGCGGACAAGACCTTTGAAGTGGCCATCCTTTTCCTCCGGCTCTTCCGCGCGCTCGATGCCATTGTCGGAGGCGACGAGGCAGTGGCGCGGGCCTGGTTGAAAAACGAGCACACGACGCTCGGGGGCTCCCCGGCGGTCTTGATCCAGTCACTGACCGGCCTCGTGAACGTCGTTGGCTACCTGGACGCCCGCCGAGCTCTCGTCTAG
- a CDS encoding TonB-dependent receptor, whose amino-acid sequence MIRLSAALVIGALVVTAVIAPTASAQTGTTLRGRVTQGLTNLPMPGALVVIDELRREVRADEDGNYVFEAVPPGQYHVGVRAEGYTTRRTEVTVGTTPATLNLSIDFDLHFAEILSVSPHARPQFESYQPTSVLAGQDLAKQLESTIGATLAESPGVAMRSLGPGPARPVIRGLDGDRVVVLEDGQRMGDLSSQSADHGVPINPAAAKRIEVVRGPATLLYGANAIGGLVNVITDQIPTEKTTKTTGDFTLDLGSNGGQAGGAGDVHVGNGTFAFHFGGASRRSGNISTPEGEVDNSQSRMAMGQVGGAWTGDNSYVGASYGYDDTSYGIPVVEDGQISLTPKRHAFSARAGASEMGGWLQSYRATVGVRRYEHSEVEGDEVGTTFNNDSVEGEVLLSHRPTGRLVGSLGGWFLDRAFKATGAEALSPPVDQRSLAAFLYEEVKWSHATLQFGGRVDQTNYEPGGVLPARDFTEWSGSLGLLIQPEAASDNFVIAASLARAARAPALEELYFFGPHPGNFSFEIGNPDLEAEQGLGFDLSLRGRSDRFEAELTFFRNDIANYVFRNPVSEEEFEEREDEFDERFGIADEAGGEGGHDHGEFPFVEFVGRDSVLMGVEAHLDLKLSSLFTLESTADWVTGELKDTGEPLPRIPPFRVTTGLKYQKNAFQLGGSFTVASDQTRVYGEETPTGGYLTARFYSSYSIARGGALHTFTARLDNAANESYRNHLNYLKDQLLEAGRSFKVVYTLGF is encoded by the coding sequence ATGATCCGTCTGTCAGCTGCTCTTGTCATCGGCGCCCTGGTCGTTACGGCCGTCATCGCCCCCACCGCCTCTGCGCAAACCGGCACCACCCTCCGCGGCCGGGTCACGCAAGGTCTGACCAACCTGCCCATGCCCGGAGCCCTCGTCGTCATCGACGAGTTGCGCCGCGAGGTGCGTGCCGACGAGGACGGCAACTACGTGTTCGAAGCGGTGCCGCCCGGGCAGTACCACGTGGGCGTGCGGGCCGAGGGCTACACGACCAGGCGGACCGAGGTCACCGTGGGCACCACGCCGGCGACCCTGAATCTGTCGATCGATTTCGACCTGCACTTTGCCGAGATCCTGTCGGTCAGCCCCCACGCGCGGCCGCAGTTCGAGTCGTATCAGCCGACCTCGGTGCTGGCCGGCCAGGATCTGGCCAAGCAACTGGAGTCGACGATTGGCGCCACGCTGGCGGAGTCGCCGGGCGTGGCCATGCGTTCCCTGGGTCCCGGCCCGGCGCGGCCGGTGATCCGCGGTCTCGACGGCGACCGCGTCGTCGTGCTCGAAGACGGCCAGCGCATGGGCGACCTGTCCAGCCAGTCGGCGGACCACGGCGTGCCGATCAATCCAGCCGCGGCCAAGCGGATCGAAGTGGTGCGCGGCCCGGCCACGCTGCTGTACGGCGCCAATGCGATTGGCGGCCTCGTCAACGTGATCACCGATCAGATTCCAACCGAGAAGACCACCAAAACCACGGGCGACTTTACCCTGGACTTGGGCAGCAACGGCGGCCAGGCCGGGGGCGCCGGCGACGTGCACGTCGGCAATGGCACGTTCGCCTTCCACTTCGGCGGCGCCAGCCGCCGCTCGGGGAACATCTCAACGCCCGAAGGCGAGGTCGACAACTCCCAGTCGCGCATGGCCATGGGCCAGGTCGGTGGCGCGTGGACCGGCGACAACTCCTATGTGGGTGCCAGCTACGGCTACGACGACACCAGCTACGGCATTCCGGTCGTGGAAGATGGCCAGATCAGCCTGACGCCGAAGCGCCACGCGTTCAGCGCGCGGGCGGGCGCGTCGGAGATGGGCGGATGGCTGCAGTCATACCGCGCCACCGTGGGCGTGCGTCGCTACGAGCACTCCGAGGTGGAAGGTGACGAGGTCGGCACCACCTTCAACAACGACTCGGTCGAGGGCGAGGTGCTGCTGTCGCATCGTCCCACCGGCCGCCTGGTTGGCAGCCTCGGCGGATGGTTTCTCGATCGCGCCTTCAAGGCCACCGGCGCCGAGGCGCTGTCGCCACCGGTTGACCAGCGGAGCCTGGCGGCATTCCTGTACGAAGAAGTGAAGTGGTCGCACGCGACGCTGCAGTTTGGCGGACGTGTCGATCAAACGAATTACGAGCCTGGCGGGGTGCTGCCGGCGCGTGACTTCACGGAGTGGTCGGGCTCGCTCGGCCTGCTGATTCAGCCGGAGGCGGCCAGCGATAACTTCGTGATTGCCGCCAGCCTCGCCCGCGCGGCCCGCGCTCCGGCCCTCGAGGAGTTGTACTTCTTCGGTCCGCACCCTGGTAACTTCTCGTTCGAGATCGGCAATCCCGACCTCGAGGCCGAGCAGGGCCTCGGTTTCGACCTGTCGCTGCGTGGTCGGTCAGACCGCTTCGAGGCTGAACTCACGTTTTTCCGTAACGACATCGCGAACTACGTGTTTCGCAATCCGGTGAGCGAAGAAGAGTTCGAGGAACGCGAGGACGAGTTTGACGAGCGTTTCGGGATCGCAGACGAGGCAGGCGGCGAGGGCGGCCACGACCACGGCGAGTTCCCCTTCGTCGAGTTCGTCGGCCGCGACAGCGTGCTGATGGGCGTCGAAGCGCACCTCGATCTCAAGCTGTCGAGCCTGTTCACCCTCGAATCGACCGCTGACTGGGTGACCGGAGAGTTGAAGGACACTGGCGAGCCGCTGCCGCGGATTCCGCCGTTCCGGGTGACGACGGGTTTGAAGTACCAGAAGAATGCCTTCCAATTAGGCGGCAGCTTCACCGTGGCATCGGACCAGACCCGCGTCTACGGCGAAGAGACACCGACCGGCGGTTACCTGACAGCGCGTTTCTACAGCTCGTATTCGATCGCCCGCGGCGGTGCCCTGCACACCTTCACGGCGCGTTTGGACAATGCCGCGAACGAGTCGTACCGCAATCACCTGAACTACTTGAAGGACCAGTTGCTCGAAGCCGGCCGCAGTTTCAAGGTCGTCTACACGCTGGGCTTCTAA
- a CDS encoding heme-binding protein has translation MFRFTPVVVALALIISAAAAQAQTADRKVITLDGAKAILAAAEAEALKNKWTVAIAVVDESGNLIAFHKVDDTQVGSIDIAIGKARTAARMKRPTKALEDAVAGGRTVMLAIEGLTPLEGGVPVMLGGRVIGAVGVSGVTSQQDAQVALAGVAALKQ, from the coding sequence ATGTTTCGATTCACTCCCGTCGTTGTCGCCCTCGCCCTGATCATCAGCGCGGCAGCAGCCCAGGCACAAACCGCCGATCGCAAGGTCATCACCCTTGATGGCGCCAAGGCAATCCTTGCCGCCGCCGAGGCCGAAGCCTTGAAGAACAAGTGGACGGTCGCGATCGCCGTCGTCGACGAGTCCGGCAACCTGATTGCTTTCCACAAGGTGGATGACACCCAGGTGGGCAGCATCGACATCGCCATCGGCAAAGCGCGCACCGCGGCGCGCATGAAGCGGCCGACCAAGGCGCTTGAAGACGCGGTCGCGGGCGGTCGCACGGTGATGCTGGCGATCGAGGGTTTGACGCCGCTCGAGGGTGGCGTGCCGGTGATGCTCGGTGGACGCGTGATCGGCGCCGTCGGCGTCAGTGGCGTCACCTCGCAGCAGGACGCGCAGGTGGCCCTGGCGGGCGTGGCCGCATTAAAGCAGTAG
- a CDS encoding type II toxin-antitoxin system prevent-host-death family antitoxin, which translates to MSKAVSAATANRDFSALLRKVRGGATFTVTSHGRPVARIVPVAAGATVARSARKTLFDRLAAARPVNAGRWTRDELYEDER; encoded by the coding sequence ATGAGCAAAGCCGTTTCGGCTGCGACCGCGAACCGAGATTTCTCCGCGCTCCTGCGCAAAGTGCGCGGCGGCGCGACGTTTACCGTCACGTCGCATGGGCGGCCCGTGGCTCGCATTGTGCCGGTGGCCGCCGGAGCTACCGTGGCTCGGTCGGCGCGCAAGACTTTGTTCGATCGCCTGGCCGCCGCCCGCCCGGTCAACGCTGGTCGCTGGACGCGTGACGAACTGTACGAGGACGAGCGATGA
- a CDS encoding PIN domain-containing protein: MNVAVDTNVLAYAEGVNGAKHRDAALGLLQALPPESTLVPVQALGELFTVLVRKAGKSRSVAAAAVLSWGDAFPLIETSNDVLLAATDLADAHQLSLWDAIMLSAAADARCRLLLSEDLQEGFTWRGVTVTNPFAPRRHPLLDALVSA, from the coding sequence ATGAACGTGGCCGTGGACACGAACGTCCTCGCCTATGCCGAAGGTGTCAACGGCGCGAAGCATCGCGACGCCGCGCTGGGCCTGCTGCAGGCGCTGCCTCCGGAATCCACCCTGGTGCCGGTGCAGGCGCTCGGCGAGCTGTTCACGGTTCTGGTCCGCAAGGCCGGCAAGTCTCGATCGGTTGCCGCGGCCGCGGTGCTCAGCTGGGGTGATGCGTTTCCCCTGATCGAGACCTCGAACGACGTGTTACTGGCGGCCACCGATCTCGCCGATGCGCACCAACTGAGCCTGTGGGACGCGATCATGCTGTCGGCGGCCGCCGACGCGCGGTGCCGGCTGTTGTTGTCCGAGGATCTCCAGGAAGGCTTCACCTGGCGCGGGGTGACCGTCACCAATCCGTTCGCCCCGCGGCGTCATCCACTGCTCGACGCCCTGGTCAGCGCCTGA
- a CDS encoding M81 family metallopeptidase, with the protein MPRSFRFVVLMLALVGAVACQPEAGREAGGTEPQRFKVAVARFQHETCTFCPGGDLGIEDWTRIRAPFGGAALLDDDDSYVQGFVRMAREFGDLDLVGLTSPGEAFGGSSRAWTTKEAFDHFLGLMLDDLRAAMPVDGVYLALHGAMAVREVPRPEAEIARRFREVVGPNVPIVGAFDLHGNEDEAFLEVAEGSFVTKHFPHYDSWYQGERAAIYLRRVMRGEYQPVRVTKTVPVVTATVLQWTGAAPVLDIMARARRWEDQYPGVFVSVFLGFPWSDVPDIGTTVQVMTNGDARLANEAANDVASLIWRLRERYAAPQSYPLPADAVRRTEAAIQSGATPVVLADYWDRPGDGTWTLKALVDRGVGKVLYAALTDAPALEAIFAADLQPGARFEREVGGYTGEPSGPPVRISGTLRWKGARWGYERVAVIDFGAGNVLILTPAYQQITMPEQLRFADLEPDRFDVFVLKSRAHFRRGFDDNGYAKTILIVDAPGDWFGTTRLGALRYEHAPLGRLYPFGTAAFTP; encoded by the coding sequence GTGCCGCGATCATTTCGTTTCGTTGTCCTGATGCTCGCCCTGGTCGGCGCCGTGGCGTGTCAACCAGAGGCCGGGCGAGAGGCGGGCGGCACCGAGCCGCAGCGCTTCAAAGTGGCGGTCGCGCGCTTTCAGCATGAGACCTGCACGTTCTGCCCGGGCGGCGACCTCGGCATCGAGGATTGGACCCGCATCCGCGCGCCTTTTGGCGGTGCGGCGCTGCTCGACGACGATGATTCGTACGTGCAGGGCTTCGTGCGGATGGCACGTGAATTTGGCGACCTCGACCTGGTTGGCCTGACCTCACCCGGCGAAGCGTTCGGCGGCTCGTCGCGCGCCTGGACGACGAAGGAGGCCTTCGATCATTTCCTTGGGCTGATGCTCGACGACCTGCGGGCGGCGATGCCGGTCGATGGCGTCTATCTCGCGCTGCACGGGGCGATGGCGGTGCGCGAGGTGCCGCGGCCGGAAGCGGAGATCGCGCGCCGCTTCCGCGAGGTCGTCGGGCCGAACGTACCAATCGTCGGCGCGTTCGACCTGCATGGCAACGAAGACGAGGCGTTCCTCGAGGTGGCGGAGGGCTCGTTTGTCACCAAGCATTTTCCCCACTACGACTCGTGGTACCAGGGCGAGCGCGCCGCCATCTACCTGCGGCGGGTCATGCGCGGCGAGTACCAGCCGGTGCGCGTCACGAAAACGGTGCCGGTGGTCACCGCGACCGTGCTGCAGTGGACCGGCGCTGCGCCGGTCCTGGACATCATGGCGCGCGCGCGTCGGTGGGAGGATCAGTATCCCGGGGTCTTCGTCAGCGTGTTCCTCGGGTTTCCGTGGTCCGACGTGCCCGACATCGGCACGACGGTTCAGGTCATGACCAACGGCGATGCGCGGCTCGCCAACGAGGCGGCCAATGACGTGGCCTCGCTCATCTGGCGCCTCAGGGAGCGCTATGCAGCGCCGCAAAGCTACCCGCTGCCCGCCGACGCGGTGCGCCGTACGGAAGCGGCGATCCAGAGCGGCGCGACGCCGGTGGTGCTGGCGGACTACTGGGACCGTCCGGGCGACGGCACCTGGACGCTCAAGGCCCTGGTGGACCGCGGTGTCGGCAAGGTGCTGTACGCGGCGCTGACCGACGCCCCCGCCCTCGAGGCCATCTTCGCGGCAGACCTGCAGCCCGGCGCACGCTTCGAACGCGAGGTGGGCGGCTACACGGGTGAGCCTTCTGGGCCGCCAGTCCGGATCAGCGGCACGCTCAGGTGGAAAGGCGCGCGTTGGGGCTACGAGCGCGTGGCCGTAATCGATTTCGGCGCCGGCAACGTGCTGATTCTGACACCGGCATATCAGCAGATCACGATGCCCGAACAACTGCGCTTTGCCGATCTCGAGCCCGATCGCTTCGACGTGTTCGTGCTCAAGAGCCGCGCCCATTTCCGCCGCGGCTTCGACGACAACGGCTACGCCAAGACGATTCTGATCGTCGACGCGCCGGGCGACTGGTTCGGCACGACCCGGCTCGGTGCGTTGCGGTACGAACACGCGCCGCTCGGCCGGCTGTATCCGTTCGGCACAGCGGCGTTCACGCCCTGA
- a CDS encoding DUF885 family protein, which yields MMKYGLLGALLILSAGVLGAQSPASTYPQLLSVFADWRAFEEPPRVNGGIPDYSPATNARRLAELGKLQARLQAINQAGWSIPQQVDHHLVRAEMNGLEYHLRVLQPFARDPAYYASIVTSESDTPAKEGPVIHGALKLYDYPIWPRTGLDVVQPLSAAQSAELATKLRTVAPLLAAARENLAAANAKDLWVGGVRAFEDQSAALRTLAMRVPASDGALASAAEAARAATDSFADWLRTEAPKKTGPSGIGKEQYTWYLRNVLLAPLSWEDEVTILRRELARGHASLRLEENRNRNLPPLPVADTPEAYAALQEKAIPRYLKWMADNRILTMEPWMEHAMRERTAPFAAEANRNFFMQATQRDPIPLWTHLYHWWDNMRIRMAPHANPIRRQALLYNVWMSRAEGTATAMEEWMMHAGLYDESPRSREIVWIMLITRAARGLGNLYAHANDLTMAQAADIHVNWTPRGWMRRDPLLGFEQHLYLRQPGYGASYITGGRLMEEIIAERARQLGDAFTLQRVMDEINQAGMIPPSLIYWELTGDDRMVRELQAGRPLPPR from the coding sequence ATGATGAAATACGGGCTGCTTGGCGCACTCTTGATCCTGTCGGCTGGCGTGCTTGGCGCCCAGTCCCCCGCGTCCACCTATCCGCAACTGCTCAGCGTGTTCGCCGACTGGCGGGCTTTCGAAGAGCCGCCGCGCGTGAACGGCGGCATTCCCGACTACTCGCCGGCCACCAATGCCCGCCGGCTGGCCGAACTGGGCAAGCTGCAAGCGCGGCTGCAGGCAATCAACCAGGCGGGCTGGTCGATCCCCCAACAGGTCGATCACCACCTGGTGCGCGCCGAGATGAACGGGCTCGAGTATCACCTGCGGGTGCTGCAGCCGTTCGCGCGCGATCCCGCGTACTACGCCTCGATCGTCACCAGCGAAAGCGACACGCCGGCCAAGGAAGGGCCGGTGATCCACGGCGCGCTCAAGCTGTACGACTATCCGATCTGGCCGCGCACCGGTCTCGACGTCGTTCAGCCGCTCTCTGCCGCGCAGTCGGCCGAGCTGGCGACGAAGCTGCGAACCGTGGCACCGTTGCTGGCCGCGGCTCGCGAGAACCTCGCGGCGGCCAATGCCAAAGACCTGTGGGTCGGCGGCGTGCGGGCTTTCGAAGATCAAAGCGCGGCGTTACGGACTCTGGCCATGCGCGTGCCGGCAAGTGATGGGGCGCTGGCGAGCGCGGCAGAAGCGGCCCGGGCCGCCACCGACAGCTTCGCCGACTGGCTGCGAACCGAGGCGCCGAAGAAGACGGGGCCTTCCGGCATCGGCAAGGAGCAGTACACCTGGTATCTGCGTAACGTGCTGCTGGCGCCGCTGTCGTGGGAGGACGAGGTCACGATCCTGCGTCGCGAACTGGCGCGCGGGCACGCGTCGCTGCGGCTCGAAGAGAACCGCAACCGGAACCTGCCACCGCTGCCGGTGGCCGACACGCCTGAGGCGTACGCCGCGCTGCAGGAGAAGGCGATTCCGCGTTACCTGAAGTGGATGGCCGACAACCGCATCCTGACCATGGAGCCGTGGATGGAGCACGCCATGCGCGAGCGGACGGCGCCGTTCGCGGCCGAGGCCAATCGCAACTTCTTCATGCAGGCGACCCAGCGCGACCCCATTCCGCTGTGGACGCACCTGTATCACTGGTGGGACAACATGCGCATCCGGATGGCGCCGCATGCCAACCCGATTCGCCGCCAGGCGCTGCTCTACAACGTGTGGATGAGCCGTGCCGAGGGCACGGCGACGGCGATGGAAGAGTGGATGATGCACGCGGGCTTGTACGACGAGTCGCCGCGGTCGCGCGAGATTGTCTGGATCATGCTGATCACGCGCGCGGCGCGCGGCCTCGGCAACCTCTACGCGCACGCCAACGACCTGACCATGGCGCAGGCCGCCGACATCCACGTCAACTGGACCCCGCGCGGCTGGATGCGGCGCGATCCGCTGCTGGGCTTCGAACAACACCTCTACCTGCGACAGCCCGGCTACGGCGCCAGCTACATCACGGGGGGCCGGTTGATGGAGGAGATCATCGCCGAACGCGCGCGCCAGCTGGGCGACGCCTTCACGCTGCAGCGCGTGATGGACGAGATCAACCAGGCCGGCATGATCCCGCCGTCGCTGATCTACTGGGAGCTGACCGGCGACGACCGCATGGTGCGCGAACTGCAGGCGGGGCGACCGTTGCCGCCGCGCTGA
- a CDS encoding aldo/keto reductase: MAQFLPVPRIDLAPGLSISRVLTGLWQLADMERDGRAIDLARTATAMQPYVDAGLTTFDMADHYGSAELVAGIFRSRDTGTVQCLTKWVPKPGRVSKAEVRTAVERALARLQAESLDLLQYHAWNYADPSWLETLYDLQDLKREGLIRQLGLTNVDTAHLRMVRNSGIEVVSNQVSFSLLDQRAAAGLAPYCEVSGVGLLAYGTVAGGWLTEKWLGQPEPDWERTGTWSMMKYGRFLRVAGGWDALQRVLAAAKVVATRHGVSIANIATRYILDQPGVAGVIVGARLGERAHIDDTLRLFSFSLSDEDRADIRTALQTLAPIPGDCGDEYRTPPFLTASGDLSHHLQSMPAPYETRAGADGRTRCLSGTVWETAAGFARAIRHGQHIAVSGTTATLGDRAIGGQDAASQTHFAIDKVEGALQSLGAALTDVVRTRVYVRHVRDWEAVARAHGERFGRIQPANTLVGAELIGDEYLVEVEADAIARPLIDTD, translated from the coding sequence ATGGCACAGTTTCTCCCGGTTCCACGAATCGATCTCGCGCCAGGTCTTTCCATCTCGCGCGTGCTGACCGGCTTGTGGCAGCTCGCCGACATGGAACGCGATGGCCGCGCGATCGATCTCGCACGCACGGCTACCGCGATGCAGCCGTATGTGGATGCGGGCCTGACGACATTCGACATGGCCGATCACTATGGGTCGGCGGAACTGGTGGCGGGGATCTTCCGGTCGCGTGACACCGGCACAGTGCAGTGCCTCACGAAATGGGTGCCGAAGCCGGGCCGCGTCTCGAAGGCCGAGGTGCGCACCGCCGTCGAGCGGGCCCTCGCCCGGTTGCAGGCGGAGTCGCTCGACCTGCTGCAGTACCACGCGTGGAACTACGCCGACCCCAGTTGGCTCGAGACCCTCTATGACCTGCAGGACCTGAAGCGTGAAGGCCTGATTCGCCAACTCGGACTGACCAATGTCGACACCGCGCACCTGCGGATGGTCAGGAACAGCGGGATCGAGGTGGTGTCGAACCAGGTCTCGTTCTCGCTGCTCGATCAGCGCGCCGCCGCTGGCCTGGCGCCCTACTGCGAGGTCAGCGGCGTTGGCCTGCTGGCTTACGGGACCGTGGCCGGCGGGTGGCTGACCGAGAAGTGGCTCGGCCAGCCCGAGCCCGACTGGGAACGCACGGGCACGTGGTCGATGATGAAGTACGGACGGTTCCTGCGCGTGGCCGGAGGATGGGACGCGCTGCAACGCGTGCTCGCCGCGGCCAAGGTGGTGGCAACCAGGCACGGGGTCTCGATCGCGAACATCGCGACCCGCTACATCCTCGATCAACCGGGCGTGGCCGGCGTGATTGTCGGCGCGAGACTCGGCGAGCGGGCCCACATCGACGATACGCTGCGGTTGTTCTCGTTTTCGCTTTCGGACGAAGACCGCGCCGACATCCGCACCGCGCTCCAGACGCTTGCGCCGATCCCTGGCGACTGCGGCGACGAGTACCGCACGCCGCCGTTCCTCACGGCCTCGGGCGATCTCAGCCATCACCTCCAGAGCATGCCGGCCCCATACGAGACACGCGCCGGCGCCGATGGCCGGACGCGTTGCCTCAGCGGCACGGTGTGGGAGACCGCCGCTGGTTTTGCGAGGGCGATTCGCCACGGGCAGCACATCGCCGTGTCGGGCACTACCGCCACGCTTGGCGACCGGGCCATTGGCGGGCAGGACGCCGCCTCGCAGACGCACTTTGCGATCGACAAGGTCGAGGGCGCGCTGCAGTCGCTTGGAGCGGCGCTCACCGACGTGGTGCGGACCCGGGTGTACGTCCGGCACGTCCGCGACTGGGAAGCGGTGGCGCGCGCCCACGGCGAGCGTTTCGGCAGGATTCAGCCGGCCAACACGCTGGTTGGCGCCGAATTAATCGGAGACGAGTACCTGGTGGAAGTCGAAGCCGACGCAATCGCCAGGCCACTGATTGACACCGATTAG